Below is a window of Gemmatimonadota bacterium DNA.
ACGGCGGTCGCATAGAGTCCCAGTCCGCCCGCCCCCTGAATAACCACCGTGTCTCCCAGGGTTACACCGATCTGGTTGAGACCATAGATGACTTCCGACAGAGCGCAGTTGATCGGGGATACGATCGCGTCCGAGAGCTCATCGGGCACCTTGAAAACCCAGTGGCCGCGTTTCATGTAGTAGTATTCCCCGTAGGCGCCGTGAAAGTGCGGAGGCTGATCACTCGAGACGCCGATCCAGTCTCTGTAGCGGTCGGGACATCCCGGTTTGCCGTTGAGGCACGTCCAGCACTTTTGACACGGTTTGAAGTAGGAGTAGACGATGCGATCCCCTTCGGACAGCGGCTGACCGGCACTGTCAGTGGAGACGTCGCGCCCCATGGCTTCGATGGTACCGATCATTTCGTGCCCGAGTACCTGGGGGATACCGCTCTCTATTCTGGGACCGTGTCCACGCCAGATGTGCAGATCGGAACCGCAGATATTCGCCATGCGGATCCGGACGAGCATATCGTCCGCCGTAACCGACGGTACGGGGTATTCACGAATCTCCATCGGTGCCTGCGGCTGGGTGTATACAGCGACTTTTCCGGTTTTCATGACTGGTCTCCCGTCTCCTCCTGCCAGGCCTGGATCCGCTCCGTAAGGTCCGATACCCGGCCGGCCTGCTCGCCCCTGTGATACAGATTCTCAAGCTCGTGGGGATCGCTGTTCAGATCGTACAATTCCCCCTGGCCCTTCCCATACAGGTTGAGTTTCCATCCGTCCGAGGCCACGACGGTCCGGTAGGGGTGCACCATGCTCTGGTTCGGTTCCGCTTCGCCGAATCCGGCAGGAGCGTGGCCGTCAGCGCCGCTCCACTCGACGAACACGTCGTCGCCTTCCAGGTTTTCTTGCCCTTTCAGTACCGGAACCCGGCTTCGACCCTGCAACCGATCCGGACGCTCGAGGCCAAGCAACTCCATCAGCGTGGGGACCAGGTCGATGTGGCTGAACCGGCCGCTGACCTGGCGCGGAAGCTGATTCACCATAGGCGCGCGCAACACCATGGGCACCTTGATGGACTCCTCGTACATGAGCGTCTTGCCCAGGATGCCGTGATCGCCCATCAACTCGCCGTGGTCGGACGTGAATACGACGATGGTGTCATCGGCCTTGCCGCTCTCCTCCAGGGCCTTGAGGATCCTCCCTACCGAACGGTCCACCAGGGTAATGTTGCCCCAGTATCGTGCCATGAGCGCTCGCCAGCCCGGATCGGTGCGCAGGTCCAGCCCGTAGTTTTCGGATTGCATGTAGAAGGCGGCCATCAGCCGGACGAGCAGCGGCGCGTCGTCGGGCGGCTGCCGCATGAATGCCGGTCCGGTGGGCAGGCTGTTCGGATCGTAGTAGTCGTTGAGCGGACCGGTGTGCGGGGGATGGGGCTCGAGGTAGCTGACGCAGAGGGCAAAGGGGTCGTCGCCCTGCTGGCAAATGTAGTCGGCCGCGCGCTCGCCCAGGTACCACGCCTTGGTGCATTCCTCCGGCAGGGACGCCGCGTAGTGTCGCGAGAAGACCTGTTGACCCAATAGCTCGATATCGGGCGTGTATCCTTTACCCACCAGGAAATGATGATAGTCGCTGACTTCGGTGAGCCGATCCGTTTCCGAGTAACCGCGGCGATATTGGTCTTCCGTGCCCACCCAGGTCTTGAAGCCATGCTGCGGGAAGATCTCGTCCCCCAGATGCCATTTCCCCATGAAGGCCGTATCGTATCCCTCCGGCAGCATCTCGGCGATGGTCGGTATGTCAGCGGCCAGGGGCACGTTGCAGGACGGAACGCCCGCCGTGTGCGGCCAAAGCCCTGTGAGCATGGTGGCCCGGGCCGGGCTGCAAACGGGCTGGCTCACGTAGGCGTTTTCGAAGACGAAGCTGTCCGACGCCAGCGCGTTGAGCGCGGGGGTTTCGATCTGGTGGTTTCCGTAGCACCCCAGCGTATCCGCGCGCTGCTGATCGGTGAAGATGTAGAGCAGGTTGGGGCTTTTCATACGTTACCTTCGCGATTGGCCTTCGAGCGCGGCGTCAGGTTGAACCAGGTCTGATGGCCGGCGAAGAACCGGTCCAGCTCATCGACCATGTAGTGGAAGAAGTGGGGATAATCCTCTCCCGTGCGGCCGGAGAAGTGGGGCGTGAGAAAGACGTTCGGCAGTCCAATGATCTCGCTGTCTTCGGGGATGGGCTCCGGGTCGAACACGTCCAGCCCCGCGGCGATGTCCCCGCGCTTGAGGCGCTCGATCAGGGCCGCCGTGTCGACGATGGCCCCGCGCGAAACGTTCACGAACACCGCGCCCGATGGAATGAGGTCCAGTTCGCGCTTACCGATCATGCCCCGGGTATGGGGGGTGAGGGGCGCCACGCAGATGATCGCGTCACACTGTGAAAGCACATTTTCCAGCGACGTCTGCAGGAAGCCCAGCGCTTCGGGCAGTTCCTGCGGCAGGTAGGGATCGTGCACCCAGAGCTCGACCTCGAAGGGCCGCAGCAGCTTCATCAGCCGCCGCCCCATGTGTCCACCGCCGATGAGTCCCACCCGCTTGCCGGTCAGGATGCCCGCCATGGGTTGAATGAGGCTTCTATCCTGTGTGTTGCGGTCGATGATCCGGCGGAAGAGCGCGCCGGCATTGCGCATGGAGATCAGCGTCAGGGCCAGGGCCCACTCGGCCACGGGATAGGTGGATCCGTTGGTCGTATCCACGGTACGAATGTCGCGCGCCCACAACGTTTCCAGGTCCAGCCGCGCGGCAAACCGGTCGCCTTCCAGTTCGCCGACGAACCGCAGCCGGGGCGCGGCATCCAGGATCGCCGCGTCGATCCTTGGCGCGCCGTGGCACACGACGAGGGCGTCCACGCCCGCCATTTCTTTCGCCAGCCGCGCCGTAGTCTCGGGGTCCGTACTGGTATCGTAGATTCCACCGCCCTCGCTGTGGAACCACGTCCAATCGGCAAAGGCCTCGAGTCGGGTCAGTTCCTCAGGCGGCAGATAGCCGTTGCGTACCCGCTCGTCGCAGGCGATGAGTACTTGCGGTCGACTGTTTGACATTCGCGCTCCTCACGGTGCCTCTAAGCATTCAACCGAAGGCCTCGGCATACTTCAGTGTACGACTGGTCTTCATACCGTAGAAACCCCGTACTTCCGGATCGGGATGGTCCCGCCAGAGCCGAGCGGGAATCATGGTGCAGTCGCTAAGCACAGGGCCATCACGATGGCCGTAGTAGATCTGGACGGTCTTGCGCTCGTGCGGGGTGATGCGTACGGTCGCGGCGTGGAGCACGGACAGGTTGAACAGGATGACGGTGCCCGCCGGACCATGAAGGTGGACCTTGCCGCGCTGTGCGAGTTGCTCCTGGGTCTCGAGTATGTGTCCGTCGCAGGGTTCAGGCGATATTGAGAAGCAGTGCGTACCCTCGTGAACATCGGAAAGGTAGAGCATCATCTGCAGATAGCCGCACCGGTAGGGCCGGTCCGTAGCATGGGGACGGTCCCTGTGCCAGATCTCCTCCGGGTTGCTGTCGCGCGGGACCATATGCCGCAGGCAAACCTCCCCCAGCCAACTTGGCCCTTCGAAGATCGTCTCGACCGGGTCGATCAGGGCGGAGTGGCGGATGAGACCGTCGATTTCCGGCGAGGAGATCAGCGGATCGCAGTTCAGGGTCTGGTGGCCGTGATTGGAAATGGGATGCCAGAAGCAGCCCGATTCCGACTTGTCGCGGTCGTACAGGTCAATGAATCGATTCAGTTCCTCGCCGGTAAAGACCTGGCCGAGGTTGACGTAACCATGCTGCTTGAAAAACTCGAGATCTGGCATGCGAGGAATTGGTTTCGAAATTGGTGTGTTTACTTGCAAAAGAAATGACCATACATTGCCAGCGTCAAGTAGTTCACCGTATCGATCGCGGCGTCAACCATACTACGCCTTTCTACAGTTCTTTGCAGCCCACCAGGAGCACACGAAATGCCCAGAACAGTCCTCAATGCCGCCCTGATCGGATGCGGCAGCAGAGGTCGGGGCCACATCGAAGTCATGAAATCCTTCGACGACCTGCAGTTCGTGGCCGTCTGCGATCCCGTCAAGGAACTCCGCGACCGGGTCGCTGAAGAGAATGCCGTTCCGTACAGGTACGATGACATTGGGGACATGCTGGCAAAAGAGGAACTGGACCTGGCGGTCATCGCGACTCCGGCTCACCTGAACGGCCAGTGCGCGCTGCCGGTGATCCAGGCCGGGGTCCACACGCTGCTGGAGAAGCCGCCCGGGCTGTCCGGTGCGGAAACCGAGGGGCTCCGCGATGCAGCCAATGCGTCCGGCGCGAAGGTGCTGGTCGGCTGGAACCGCCGTTTCCATTCGCTGATCTGCAAGGCACGCGGCCTGATCGAGGAGCGGGGTCCCATTACCCAGATCGTGGCGGAATTCCACAAGAGCATGACCGGTCTGCACCGGCGGGGCTTCCCCGATCATCTGCTGGACAACTTCATCTACGAGACGCCGATCCATGCCATCGACCTGACCCGGTCCCTGGCCGGAAGTTCCCCTATCGTCGAGCTGCACGCCGTCGCCCGCCGGACTAATTCGCCTTTCGTCGACGTTTACGCCGCGCTCATCCGCTTCGAGAACGGGTGCGTGGCCCAGCTCACGGCCAATTTCACGACGGACGCCCGGCTGGAGCGCTACGAAATCCACGGCAGGGACTGCTCGGCCTACCTCGAAGGCGTGAGGAAAGCCGTGGTCCAACGCGACGGAACGACCGAAGAATTCGACTTGGTGGAATCCGGCGGCACCGCCGAACAGGCCCGCTTCCTGGTCGACTGCATCAAGGAAGACCGTCCGGTGGACCTGCCCGCTGCGGGCCTGGACGAGGCCGTCGAGACGATGAAGCTGGCCGACCGAATCCGGGCGGCGTTGCGCGACTGAGCCGAGCTGCGCGACTGAGCCAGCCTTCGGTTTCTTGACATCCGGGCGACCGCATGATAGGATGCTAGGGGAATGAAGCTATTGCACTGAGCAACTCGGCGGCGAGTAAGCAGGAGGAGCCATTTATGACGTTTACTAAATCCAGGCAATTCATTATCGGGCTCGTAGTCACTCCCCTGTTGGCCATGGGCTGCGGCGAGGAGGTGGACACCGTGGATACCGACGAACAGCTCATGTCCCTGGCTCGCGCGTCCATCTCCCAGATCGAAGGGGAACTGACCCTGGATGGACTGCAGGAGCCCGTCGAGGTGATCCGGGACCGCCACGGCATACCTCACATCTACGCACAGAACACGGATGACCTCTTCTTTGCCCAGGGTTACGTGATGGCCCAGGACCGCCTGTGGCAGATGGAGCTCTGGCGCCGGTGGCGGGAAGGGCGCCTCGCGGAGATCTTCGGTCCCGAGGCCTTCGATTACGACGCAAGGACGCGGCTCATGATGTACCGCGGACCCTTCGACGACCGGGAGTGGACCAGCTACCACGCCGAGGGCGAACGTATCTTCACGGCGTACGCGAACGGCGTCAACGCCTATGTCGACACGCAGGCCGACAACCTGCCGGTGGAGTTCAAGCTGACGGGCATCCGGCCCGGCCGGTGGACGAAGGAGACGGTGGTGCGGCGATGGACCGGTCTCTTCTTCCCGAGCGCGGGCAACGACGCCGGGGACGAGATCCGGCTGGCCCGGTCCGTGGCGGAACTGGGCGTAGAGGAGGCCAATCGACGCGCGGCGCCCCTGCCCTGGGATGACCTCGTGGTGCCGGAGGGCCTGGACGTGACCATCGTCCACGAGGATATCGTGAACGCGATGCGGAAAGGGGAAGGCGATCCCCTGGTACCCGGCCGCCTGCCGCAACTCGAACTCGTTGAACCGTATACCGGACTGGTACCCACGGACCGCCAGGCCGAGGCGCCTACCGAAGAGCAGCTGCTCGAGATCGGCAGCAACAACTGGGCCGTGAGCGGCGCCCTGTCCATCACGGGCCAGGTCATGGTCGTCAATGACCCCCACCGCCGCCTCGAGAACCCCTCGCTGCGGTACTATTCCCATCTGAACGCCCCGGGCTGGAACGTAATCGGGGCCAGCGAGCCGCCCTTCGTGGGCGTGACCGCCGGACACAACGACCGGGTCGCGTGGGGATACACCTTCGCGGGGGTCGACGTGAACGACGTGTACGTAGAGGAGCTCCATCCGGATCAGCCGGACATGGTGAGGTGGCGGGACGGATGGGAACCCCTGCGCGTCATCACGGAAGAGATCCCGGTGAGGGGCGAAGAGCCCCGGGAAGTCGTGCTGAAGTACAGCCGACACGGTCCCGTGTTCTACGAAGATCCGGAGAACGGGGTGGTCTATGCCGTGCGTTCCATCACCCACGAGCCGGGTACCGCGCCGTACCTGGGCTGCTTCCGCATGGCCCAGGCCGAGAGCGCCGAGGACTTTTTCGAGCGGG
It encodes the following:
- a CDS encoding hydroxyacid dehydrogenase, with protein sequence MSNSRPQVLIACDERVRNGYLPPEELTRLEAFADWTWFHSEGGGIYDTSTDPETTARLAKEMAGVDALVVCHGAPRIDAAILDAAPRLRFVGELEGDRFAARLDLETLWARDIRTVDTTNGSTYPVAEWALALTLISMRNAGALFRRIIDRNTQDRSLIQPMAGILTGKRVGLIGGGHMGRRLMKLLRPFEVELWVHDPYLPQELPEALGFLQTSLENVLSQCDAIICVAPLTPHTRGMIGKRELDLIPSGAVFVNVSRGAIVDTAALIERLKRGDIAAGLDVFDPEPIPEDSEIIGLPNVFLTPHFSGRTGEDYPHFFHYMVDELDRFFAGHQTWFNLTPRSKANREGNV
- a CDS encoding alcohol dehydrogenase catalytic domain-containing protein, coding for MKTGKVAVYTQPQAPMEIREYPVPSVTADDMLVRIRMANICGSDLHIWRGHGPRIESGIPQVLGHEMIGTIEAMGRDVSTDSAGQPLSEGDRIVYSYFKPCQKCWTCLNGKPGCPDRYRDWIGVSSDQPPHFHGAYGEYYYMKRGHWVFKVPDELSDAIVSPINCALSEVIYGLNQIGVTLGDTVVIQGAGGLGLYATAV
- a CDS encoding Gfo/Idh/MocA family oxidoreductase, yielding MPRTVLNAALIGCGSRGRGHIEVMKSFDDLQFVAVCDPVKELRDRVAEENAVPYRYDDIGDMLAKEELDLAVIATPAHLNGQCALPVIQAGVHTLLEKPPGLSGAETEGLRDAANASGAKVLVGWNRRFHSLICKARGLIEERGPITQIVAEFHKSMTGLHRRGFPDHLLDNFIYETPIHAIDLTRSLAGSSPIVELHAVARRTNSPFVDVYAALIRFENGCVAQLTANFTTDARLERYEIHGRDCSAYLEGVRKAVVQRDGTTEEFDLVESGGTAEQARFLVDCIKEDRPVDLPAAGLDEAVETMKLADRIRAALRD
- a CDS encoding sulfatase-like hydrolase/transferase, encoding MKSPNLLYIFTDQQRADTLGCYGNHQIETPALNALASDSFVFENAYVSQPVCSPARATMLTGLWPHTAGVPSCNVPLAADIPTIAEMLPEGYDTAFMGKWHLGDEIFPQHGFKTWVGTEDQYRRGYSETDRLTEVSDYHHFLVGKGYTPDIELLGQQVFSRHYAASLPEECTKAWYLGERAADYICQQGDDPFALCVSYLEPHPPHTGPLNDYYDPNSLPTGPAFMRQPPDDAPLLVRLMAAFYMQSENYGLDLRTDPGWRALMARYWGNITLVDRSVGRILKALEESGKADDTIVVFTSDHGELMGDHGILGKTLMYEESIKVPMVLRAPMVNQLPRQVSGRFSHIDLVPTLMELLGLERPDRLQGRSRVPVLKGQENLEGDDVFVEWSGADGHAPAGFGEAEPNQSMVHPYRTVVASDGWKLNLYGKGQGELYDLNSDPHELENLYHRGEQAGRVSDLTERIQAWQEETGDQS
- a CDS encoding penicillin acylase family protein, translated to MTFTKSRQFIIGLVVTPLLAMGCGEEVDTVDTDEQLMSLARASISQIEGELTLDGLQEPVEVIRDRHGIPHIYAQNTDDLFFAQGYVMAQDRLWQMELWRRWREGRLAEIFGPEAFDYDARTRLMMYRGPFDDREWTSYHAEGERIFTAYANGVNAYVDTQADNLPVEFKLTGIRPGRWTKETVVRRWTGLFFPSAGNDAGDEIRLARSVAELGVEEANRRAAPLPWDDLVVPEGLDVTIVHEDIVNAMRKGEGDPLVPGRLPQLELVEPYTGLVPTDRQAEAPTEEQLLEIGSNNWAVSGALSITGQVMVVNDPHRRLENPSLRYYSHLNAPGWNVIGASEPPFVGVTAGHNDRVAWGYTFAGVDVNDVYVEELHPDQPDMVRWRDGWEPLRVITEEIPVRGEEPREVVLKYSRHGPVFYEDPENGVVYAVRSITHEPGTAPYLGCFRMAQAESAEDFFERAMFWKVPTHNLVFGDVEGNIAFQVSALTPDREGWNGRLPVPGDGRYEWQGFREDLPREYNPQRGWVGTANNDSHPPDYTGRPVMFHSSRGVEYSRIERMKQLLQSNRKYTVDDHKRIQLDAYSLRAEADIPSFQGWTSDDAEVDRARALVAGWNGVLNRDSAGAAIWYRWRGEAEAAAYDAETPDDERQPLVEAGLRKTVDRLKSELGEDWGEWRYGRLQKSPFTHLLSDAFSLPAVERSGGFGTIAATSVSFRHILDTEDWDRSVFIITPGQSGQPGSPYYGSLLDTWGNDEYLQLAFSREAVEALAGHRLTLSPR
- a CDS encoding phytanoyl-CoA dioxygenase family protein gives rise to the protein MPDLEFFKQHGYVNLGQVFTGEELNRFIDLYDRDKSESGCFWHPISNHGHQTLNCDPLISSPEIDGLIRHSALIDPVETIFEGPSWLGEVCLRHMVPRDSNPEEIWHRDRPHATDRPYRCGYLQMMLYLSDVHEGTHCFSISPEPCDGHILETQEQLAQRGKVHLHGPAGTVILFNLSVLHAATVRITPHERKTVQIYYGHRDGPVLSDCTMIPARLWRDHPDPEVRGFYGMKTSRTLKYAEAFG